In Macaca fascicularis isolate 582-1 chromosome 12, T2T-MFA8v1.1, the genomic stretch tcctcacagttctggagactggaagtctgagatcagggtgccagcatgcccctttactttgaaataaatcaGTATGCTTTCCctaagaacaaggacattctcttacataaccaGTACAATGATCAAAGTCAAGAAACTTAACATCGATATAACACGATTATCTAAACCACAATCCCTATTCAGAGTTCATCCATTGTCTCAATGACGTCTTTTGTAAGTACTTATTATTCTGGTTCAGGATCTATCATCACTCAGTGCATTTAGTCATCCTCTTTAGATTTATTTAAtctcaaatatttcttcagaCTTTTCTTTCCTTGACTGTCAACGATTATTTTGTACAATTTCCTCAGTTTGGTTTACTCTGATGTTTCCTTATGATTTGAGTCAAGTAATTCATTTTGGGCAGGAATTCCAGAgaattgctgctttttttttttcttcagagtcttgctctatcgccaggctggagtgcagtggcatgatctcggcccattgcaacctctgactccctggtataagcgattctcctgcctcagcctcccgagtagctgagtttacaggcacgcgccaccacgcccagctaatttttgtatttttagtagagatgggatttcaccatgttggccaggatggtctggatctcctgacctcgtgatccgcccaccttggcttcccaaagtgctgcgattataggcgtgagccaccgcacccggccttgctGTGTTCTCTTCAGTGCATTGTAATATCAGGTAATATATGTCAGTTCATCCCACTATTGGTAATGTCATCCCTGACTCAAGTgctctctccctcagcctcctgagtagctgggactgtaggggcgcacaccacacccagctaattaatttttttgtagagactagatcttgccttgttgcccaggctggtcttgaactcctgggttcaagcaatcctcctaacttggcctcccaaagtgctgggattataggtaagagccaccatgccccgcccaAAGATGGCATTTTAAATGGCATGAGCACAAGCAATAAATAGGTGACCAAAATCTACCAAAGACTTTCTCATTTCTATAGAACAAACTCTTTGCCCCACCCTCTATGTGTCCTTCCGGAGTGTCTTAATGGCTAGGAGAAAGTTTGAGCTGGAAGAGAGCTTGGATTTCATATGGTTTGCTGTTTTCCAAGTATGGGATGCTTACTACTGGTgagaaaaagatgatttttcttttttttttaaatgtgttgcaTGTTTATATTAGGTTAAATTGTGTCACTTAGTAGCAAAGGCTTTGCCATCTCAATGATCTTTTCAATCTTCTGAACACATCAAGTAGGAAGGCTCAGTTGGGTGCTATTCCATCTTGTAGCCTGTCTTAACTATCTCAAACAGTTGCtaatttccctccctccctccctccctcccccctccctctcccatccctccctccctccctccctccctccctccctccctccttccttccttccttccttccttccttccttcatttacaAAGAAAGGAATGGTTTTGGGTTCAGAGTCTTTGTGGCAGTATATAGTAATTAGTATATagtaatatagtaatatatagtAGTATATAGTAATTCAATGCCTTTAGatcaatatattttctatttttactgtgcatacacatatatacaatgtattttaaaaattgacattacAATATGTAGTTTTATCACTTGGTTTACAACTAAAtatattgtgaacattttctaTAACAGTTAAAAGAATTGCATAGCTTGGAGGAGACATAATTTATTAAGCAATCTTGTTGGGGACATTGaggcataattttatttttataaggagacttcattctttttacaacacctttgggaaaaaaatgggAGTCCTTGTCTCATATAGCTTTCTACAGACGATGGAAACTTGCCCTTCCATTTAGCCTTTTAATTTGCTTCTCTACACCCACCTAATCACCATCAAGTAacccattttatgttttccaacttCTCTCTCCCATTTGCTTCCTCTTTCCTACCCAGTCTCCCTGCATACATGCAGATGAACTTCCATTCCTTCAACCCTCTGTTTCCTCTCCTTAAAgaggctttctttccttttaaagagactattttaattgatttttatcaaCTCTACTCAAAACTGTATCCTAAGGTCCACATTAGGATTAGTCTTTAATAATCTGGAGATATAATTCaattgtttaaaataacattttaagaagACCTTGGTAGAATTATATGTATCAAGAAACACTGGACTTAGGCACAATGGAGATATGGCTGACTTTCTTTTGACAAAAGAAGTAGTTTttgtggggagggcagggcaaaGAGGTAAGAAGTAGTTGGCATTATAAGGAAATGTTAGAGACCATTTTGGAaatgtattcattattttaagGCAACTAACAAATGATCATCTTTCAGTTAGGACATTGTAGCAGCAGGTCATGAAATTTGCatgatatttaaaattgtatttctggaAATAGGTCAACAGCAATTAATAGTAACTTTGTATAGAAAGGCAgatgccggccgggcgcggtggctcaagcctgtaatcccagcactttgggaggcccagacgggcggatcacgaggttaggaaatcgagaccattctggctaacacagtgaaaccccgtctctactaaaaaatacaaaaaaaaaaaaaaaaaaaaaaactagccgggcgaggtgacggacgcctgtcgtcccagctactcgggaggctgaggcaggagaatcacttgaactcgggaggcggagcttgcagtgagctgagatccggccactgcactccagcctgggcgacagggtgagactctgtctcaaaaaaaaaaaaaaaaaaagaaaaaagaaaggcagatgCCAGCTAGCATAAAAGTGGTACATGCAGACGGTGGTAGTTCTGGAGCCCTGGAAGCCATGAGATGCTCATCCATCACAAGGCCAGCACAGCCAGGTAGAAATGCCTGAATAAAGCAGCGGAGCTGGCTGTGCCAGCATTTACACATGGAACACTTCTTGGACAGCCGGGTGTCATGGGGCACAGACCCACAGTTCTCTTTGCATATGTCGTGCTCACAGTTCCATCCATAGAAGGAGTGGGGGCAGGCACAAAAGGACCCCAACATGCAAGTTCCCCCATTCAGGCAGCAGGTTCTGTTTAGCTCCTTACTGTCCTGTATCCCTATGGGGGGCACAAGCTGGGAAGACGGAGGACAGATTGCAGGCTCCTCCTGGGGCCGAATGCTGTCATCTCTGAAGGCCAGGTCTCCCTGAGACGGACGCACAAGTTCCTGATGGCCCAGCCCTTA encodes the following:
- the LOC102130359 gene encoding protein Cripto-like, which encodes METANSRGTRVRMRRLPQAVVGRRAGRSVSGSRCGPSCGLSYFLPASLFACHVSIRKPVERKSQPASLSISFKKFGLNRNFPNLRLGHQELVRPSQGDLAFRDDSIRPQEEPAICPPSSQLVPPIGIQDSKELNRTCCLNGGTCMLGSFCACPHSFYGWNCEHDICKENCGSVPHDTRLSKKCSMCKCWHSQLRCFIQAFLPGCAGLVMDEHLMASRAPELPPSACTTFMLAGICLSFFFFFFFF